A window from Leptothermofonsia sichuanensis E412 encodes these proteins:
- the nifD gene encoding nitrogenase molybdenum-iron protein alpha chain gives MTPPESTTLEENPVVTKKELIKEVLEAYPDKARKKREKHLNVYEQGKSDCGVKSNIKSVPGSMTTRGCAYAGSKGVVWGPIKDMIHISHGPVGCGYYSWSGRRNYYIGTTGVDSFGTMQFTSDFQERDIVFGGDKKLAKLITELEELFPLNRGVSIQSECPIGLIGDDIEAVAKKSAKEIGKTVVPVRCEGFRGVSQSLGHHIANDSVRDWVFPQYNKEKKAGNIPEGTPYDVAIIGDYNIGGDAWSSRILLEEIGLRVVAQWSGDGTLHEMINTPSVKLNLVHCYRSMNYISRHMEEAYGIPWLEYNFFGPTQIAESLRTIAARFDETIQAKAEAVIAKYEAQTQAVIEKYRPRLEGKTVALMVGGLRPRHVVPAFHDLGMQLIGTGYEFGHNDDYKRTTHYVENGTLIYDDVSAYEFEAFIKQLKPDLVASGIKEKYVFQKMALPFRQMHSWDYSGPYHGYDGFAIFARDMDLALNSPTWGLIGAPWKETEA, from the coding sequence ATGACACCTCCCGAATCCACTACTCTTGAAGAGAATCCCGTTGTTACGAAGAAAGAACTGATCAAAGAAGTTCTGGAAGCCTATCCCGATAAAGCCAGGAAAAAGCGGGAAAAGCATCTGAATGTATACGAACAAGGCAAATCTGATTGCGGCGTCAAGTCAAATATCAAATCTGTCCCCGGTTCAATGACGACTCGCGGTTGTGCCTACGCCGGGTCTAAAGGCGTCGTTTGGGGACCCATCAAGGACATGATTCACATCAGTCACGGGCCTGTCGGTTGTGGTTACTACTCCTGGTCCGGTCGCCGCAACTACTACATTGGCACCACCGGGGTTGATTCCTTCGGCACAATGCAGTTCACCTCTGACTTCCAGGAGCGGGACATTGTGTTCGGGGGAGACAAAAAACTGGCCAAATTAATCACCGAACTCGAAGAACTGTTCCCCCTCAACCGGGGCGTTTCCATTCAATCTGAATGCCCAATTGGACTGATTGGCGATGACATTGAAGCTGTCGCCAAAAAGTCTGCTAAAGAAATTGGCAAGACAGTCGTTCCTGTCCGTTGCGAAGGGTTCCGGGGAGTCTCTCAATCCCTGGGACACCACATCGCCAACGACTCGGTGCGGGACTGGGTGTTTCCTCAATACAACAAGGAAAAGAAAGCAGGCAATATTCCTGAGGGCACTCCCTACGACGTTGCCATTATTGGTGACTACAACATTGGCGGTGATGCCTGGTCCAGCCGCATTCTCTTAGAAGAAATTGGCCTGCGGGTGGTGGCTCAGTGGTCAGGGGATGGCACCCTGCATGAAATGATTAACACCCCTTCTGTAAAGCTGAATCTGGTTCACTGCTATCGCTCAATGAACTACATTTCCCGCCATATGGAAGAAGCCTACGGGATTCCCTGGCTGGAATATAACTTCTTTGGGCCAACCCAAATTGCCGAATCCCTCAGAACCATTGCCGCCCGCTTCGATGAAACCATCCAGGCAAAGGCAGAAGCCGTGATTGCTAAATACGAAGCCCAAACCCAGGCAGTCATTGAAAAATACCGTCCTCGGCTAGAAGGCAAAACGGTGGCTCTGATGGTAGGGGGCTTGCGTCCCCGCCACGTTGTTCCCGCCTTCCATGACCTGGGAATGCAGCTCATCGGTACAGGCTATGAGTTTGGGCACAACGATGACTATAAGCGCACCACACACTACGTGGAAAACGGCACCCTGATTTACGATGACGTTTCCGCCTATGAGTTTGAAGCGTTTATCAAACAACTGAAGCCTGACCTGGTGGCTTCTGGCATTAAGGAGAAGTACGTGTTCCAAAAAATGGCGCTTCCCTTCCGTCAGATGCACTCCTGGGATTACTCCGGTCCTTATCACGGTTACGACGGCTTCGCCATCTTTGCCCGTGACATGGATCTTGCCCTCAACAGCCCAACCTGGGGGTTGATCGGTGCACCGTGGAAAGAAACTGAGGCGTAG
- the nifU gene encoding Fe-S cluster assembly protein NifU, which translates to MWDYTEKVLDLFYNPKNQGAIEDLNEAGIAVVFGEVGSIACGDALRLHLKIEVDTDKILDSRFQTFGCTSAIASSSALTEIIKGLTLDEALNISNRDIANYLGGLPEEKMHCSVMGQEALEAAIYKYRGIEIEHHEEDDGKLICSCFGVSENRIRRVVIENNLTTVEQVTSYVKAGGGCSSCSAEIEDLIATVHQEKELTAARVAAEIATAQERNRPLTTVQKISLIQNVLQEVRPVLVADGGDVELYDIEGDVVKVILKGACGSCDSSTATLKNAIEVRLRERVLPGLVVEAVA; encoded by the coding sequence ATGTGGGACTACACCGAAAAAGTACTGGACCTGTTTTACAACCCCAAAAACCAGGGGGCGATTGAAGACCTGAATGAAGCTGGAATTGCAGTTGTGTTTGGAGAAGTCGGTAGCATTGCCTGTGGTGATGCGCTCAGACTTCACCTCAAGATTGAAGTCGATACAGACAAAATTCTCGATTCCCGCTTTCAAACCTTTGGCTGCACCAGCGCGATCGCCTCTTCCTCTGCCCTGACCGAAATCATCAAAGGACTGACACTGGATGAAGCGCTGAACATCAGTAACCGGGATATTGCCAATTATCTGGGCGGGTTGCCCGAAGAGAAAATGCACTGCTCTGTGATGGGACAGGAAGCCCTGGAAGCGGCTATTTATAAATACCGTGGCATCGAAATTGAACACCACGAAGAAGATGATGGCAAACTCATTTGTAGCTGCTTTGGAGTCAGTGAAAACAGAATTCGCCGGGTGGTAATTGAAAATAATCTAACCACTGTAGAACAGGTCACCAGTTATGTGAAAGCAGGCGGTGGATGCAGTTCCTGCTCCGCAGAAATTGAAGATTTGATTGCCACCGTGCACCAGGAAAAAGAACTGACGGCTGCCAGAGTTGCTGCCGAGATTGCCACTGCTCAAGAACGCAACCGCCCCCTCACAACGGTGCAAAAAATCAGTTTGATCCAGAACGTTTTGCAGGAAGTCCGCCCTGTTCTGGTTGCTGATGGAGGGGATGTCGAACTCTATGACATCGAAGGAGATGTGGTCAAAGTCATCCTCAAAGGTGCCTGCGGTTCCTGTGACAGCAGTACCGCGACGCTCAAAAATGCGATTGAGGTTCGGTTACGAGAACGTGTTTTACCCGGTTTAGTTGTGGAAGCGGTGGCGTGA
- the nifH gene encoding nitrogenase iron protein, which produces MTDESIRQIAFYGKGGIGKSTTSQNTIAGMAELGQRVMIVGCDPKADSTRLMLHSKAQTTILHLAAERGAVEDLELEEVLLTGYKDVRCVESGGPEPGVGCAGRGIITAINFLEENGAYEDLDFVSYDVLGDVVCGGFAMPIREGKAQEIYIVTSGEMMAMYAANNIARGVLKYAHSGGVRLGGLICNSRKVDRELELIETLAKRLNTQLLHFVPRDNIVQHAELRRMTVIEYAPDSQQAEEYRTLAKKIIDNKNLCIPTPISMDELEDLLVEFGILGGEEEYQKAIQQGTRAPVGVA; this is translated from the coding sequence ATGACAGACGAAAGTATCAGACAGATAGCCTTTTACGGCAAAGGTGGGATTGGTAAATCCACCACTTCACAAAACACGATCGCAGGGATGGCTGAACTCGGTCAGCGCGTCATGATCGTAGGCTGTGACCCGAAAGCAGACTCCACCCGCCTGATGCTCCACAGTAAAGCTCAAACCACCATTCTGCACCTGGCGGCTGAACGGGGTGCAGTAGAAGATCTGGAACTGGAAGAAGTCCTGCTAACCGGTTACAAAGATGTGCGTTGTGTTGAGTCCGGTGGTCCCGAACCCGGTGTTGGTTGTGCTGGACGGGGTATCATCACGGCCATCAACTTCCTGGAAGAAAACGGTGCTTACGAAGATCTCGATTTCGTCTCCTACGACGTATTGGGTGACGTGGTTTGCGGTGGTTTTGCCATGCCCATCCGGGAAGGCAAAGCTCAAGAAATCTACATCGTCACCTCTGGTGAAATGATGGCAATGTACGCCGCCAACAACATTGCCCGTGGTGTTCTGAAATATGCCCACTCCGGTGGTGTGCGTCTGGGTGGCTTGATTTGCAACAGCCGTAAGGTTGACCGCGAGCTGGAACTGATTGAAACCCTGGCAAAACGACTGAACACTCAACTTCTGCACTTCGTCCCCCGGGATAACATCGTTCAACACGCTGAATTACGTCGGATGACAGTGATTGAGTACGCGCCTGACAGCCAGCAGGCTGAAGAGTATCGCACCCTTGCTAAGAAGATTATCGACAACAAGAACCTCTGCATCCCGACTCCAATCTCAATGGATGAACTGGAAGATCTGTTAGTCGAATTTGGCATTCTGGGTGGCGAAGAAGAGTACCAGAAAGCAATTCAGCAAGGCACCAGAGCACCTGTAGGGGTCGCCTAG